From the Mycobacteriales bacterium genome, one window contains:
- a CDS encoding acetamidase/formamidase family protein, which produces MTQVHRFDPTPGQLSYTFGGREPVLRVEPGDVLVLSTEDCFGGKVQGPDDLPSAVCELPYLNPVTGPFFVAGAEPGDTLALHFAEIAPARDWAVSSTFPHFGALTSTHSTATLQPPLEERVWRYDVDAAAGVVRYHARRSDRTVELPLDPMHGTVGVAPAAAETRVTLVPDVHGGNMDTPELRSGVTVYFGVNVPGALFAIGDGHARQGHGEVTGVAVEAAMHTTVVVELVKAAATPWPRLESDDLLMSTGSVRPLEDAFRVSQHDLVTWSAGLTGLDELDAYQLIGQAGEAAVGNVCDPNYTMVAKVAKAYLGAVVPYEGVHGRLRTIAAEYLAHR; this is translated from the coding sequence ATGACGCAGGTGCACCGCTTCGACCCCACGCCCGGACAGCTCTCGTACACCTTCGGGGGCCGGGAGCCGGTGCTGCGGGTCGAGCCGGGCGACGTCCTCGTACTGTCCACTGAGGACTGTTTCGGCGGGAAGGTGCAGGGGCCGGACGACCTGCCGTCCGCGGTCTGCGAGCTGCCGTACCTGAACCCGGTCACCGGACCGTTCTTCGTCGCGGGCGCCGAGCCCGGCGACACCCTGGCGCTGCACTTCGCCGAGATCGCCCCGGCCCGGGACTGGGCCGTCTCCTCGACGTTCCCGCACTTCGGCGCGCTCACCTCCACCCACAGCACGGCGACGCTGCAGCCGCCGCTGGAGGAGCGGGTCTGGCGCTACGACGTCGACGCGGCGGCCGGGGTGGTCCGCTACCACGCCCGCCGCTCGGACCGTACGGTCGAGCTGCCGCTGGACCCGATGCACGGCACGGTCGGCGTCGCGCCGGCCGCCGCCGAGACGCGGGTGACGCTGGTGCCGGACGTGCACGGCGGCAACATGGACACCCCCGAGCTGCGCTCCGGCGTGACCGTCTACTTCGGAGTGAACGTACCGGGCGCGCTGTTCGCGATCGGCGACGGGCACGCCCGGCAGGGCCACGGCGAGGTCACCGGCGTCGCGGTCGAGGCGGCCATGCACACCACCGTCGTGGTCGAGCTGGTCAAGGCGGCGGCGACCCCGTGGCCGCGGCTGGAGTCCGACGACCTGCTCATGTCGACCGGCTCGGTCCGGCCGCTGGAGGACGCGTTCCGGGTCAGCCAGCACGACCTCGTCACCTGGTCGGCCGGCCTGACCGGACTGGACGAGCTCGACGCGTACCAGCTGATCGGGCAGGCCGGGGAGGCCGCGGTCGGCAACGTCTGCGATCCCAACTACACGATGGTCGCGAAGGTCGCCAAGGCGTACCTCGGTGCGGTGGTCCCGTACGAGGGCGTGCACGGCCGGCTGCGAACCATCGCCGCGGAGTATCTGGCCCACCGGTAG